AGGGCTGTCCATGGGTCGGTCTAGGTCGGGTTTGTGCCAAACCTGAAATCGACTCGACCACTTCAGGTGACAAGAAGTTTGATCCACCGCTGACCGTTGGAAACCACGGTTCGGttcaattttgttttgggtGGACAGCTTCAGTTTCGGTCAAAACCAGTGGAACAACAATGACGGTGAGAACTGTCTAAATCTCAACAAGATCTTGTTGAGATTTGGTCAAATCTCGACAAATCTTGTCAAGAACTGGCTGAATCTCGATAGATCTCATTAAAATTTGGCTGCATCTCGAAAGGATCTCGTCGAGATCTCTCCAAATCTCGCCAGATCTCATTGGATATGCGTTTGAGAGAGGTGGAGGTGGGTAGGGTCGGTTGGATTCAGTTTTTCATGCGAAGATCCGTcagtttcaaattttgaactTGGAAATCTGTCGTCAACTGTCGCTAGCGTTGGGTCGAGTGGTTTGGGTGACGGGTCAAGATAGATAGCCTTACTTCCTagtaaccaaataaaaaaagaaaaaggaaaagagaaaaacaaatgaTGCCTTTCAATTTGGCCAAAATCTGGCATCATAAACATAGATTTTTCATAGCAGTATCTCTACCACCTTCCACTCACGACAGTAGAACTTTCCTGAGGAATTCGGTGTCCATGAAGCCTCGGATCATAATGGCAAACTCCGACTCCACTAATTATAAGTCCAATTCCGATTTATAGGTTCATTGTGATGAATTTCCATGCTAAATCATGAGGATCGATATGATATAAGCTTTAGGTGTGAGCATGACGTATCATTGCCTATGTCATGAAGGAACAAAACGTGACtcttatcattttattttattttttttgatgaactacTCTTATCATTTGTTTCTgtctgtaatttttgaaatGATACTAATGAAAAAAAGTAGGAAAGATTTATGTTTCATTAATAATGGGAATAATGGTAACTGTTAACAACATTTTCCACACAAAATAGTTGCTAGCAGGGTAAGTAGAGTAGGGGTCAAAAAGGTCTTATCCTGGCTGTAAAAAATGGGGCCTCGAAAAGAGTTGaggaaatatttaattttatctaCTAGACTTGACTTGACCCTGCAGATACCATAATAAGATCATTGTATCTGGTCATACTTGCATTCTTCAAAATTTCTCCAAGAAATGGAGCACAACTTCATGAACCACATGAGTAGGGAAGCAATTAATAATTCAGATTCGCTGCTACTGGTAGTGGGAAGCACTGGTCTGAGAGAGGATATATCCCTTAACCAGAAGCTTGACTACCCCACAATTGCAAGTACAAGTTCAACCCTTAACCAAAAGCTTGACTACCCCACAATTGCAAGTACAAGTTCAACTCCTAATTGGGTGCTCAAGCTTGTCAATGAGTACTCCATGAAAGAAGAATCATTTGCCACCCCAAGATATTGTCCAATGCCATGCACAATGTTTCGGGCTCCTACAAACATGAAACGAGTGGATGAACATGCCTATGACCCTGTGCTTGTCTCTATTGGCCCTTTTCATTACAAGAATCCCCTGCTACAAGAGATGGAAGAGCATAAACTCCGGTTTCTGTTCGGTTCCATGCGTTATGAAAGcaaggaagaaagagaacaCTGGCTCCAACGACTTGCTGAGGCCATGAAGAGGTTGGAAGGGAGAGCAAGATGGTGCTACTCAGAGGCCTTTGAACGCATTTCTACAGATGATTTTGTCCGCATGATGGTCATTGATGGTTGTTTCATAATTGAGCTCTTCCGCTATTATCTAAGGAGTGAAAAGGTAGCCACTAATCCATTCCAATTATTTCATTTGcctaatttatttatctattattatttaataattctaAATGAAGGACTTCGAAGTTTTCATCTGAAGCACTAAGAAATATTAAGATGTCAGTTCAATTTCAATACTTTTGGAATTTGATTGACTTTGAGGACTTCTTAGTCGTGTGATTTAATAAAGTATAATTAATCtataagttttgattttttgcagtaattgaatttttttactcttaaaaaacaagaaatttacTTTTTTCAAGTTGGaacaaaatgaagaattttataatttttagttcAACAACATAAAGTTTAGGTCTCGTTTGTTTCGACATAaaacatttttctcatttttggaTGTTTGGTATGGTTGAAAACTTCATCAAGCCTAAATCATACACCCTCTTTAAGActcaatttttttggaaatgacTCCTAAATTTTTAGAAGTAGCacaaaaataactttcaagtgtacTTTTGGGGAGGTTTCAAGTTTTTGCAGTTATGAATGTGAATCTGTGAATTGATTAGTGTAGGGGGCAAAATGAACATTTCGGCCTAAACTATATGAGAACGGGTTAGAATGGAGGTccaatacaattaatttgtagatgTGGATTGTTAAGGTTAACCCTTCATGCCTTGGCAACTTCGTTTgataatttaaagaaagaaaattggcTTAGATAATAGTTTTAGTAGAGAATAATAGAAAGGAATAGAAATTTGTATTCAAGCTCTTCCTTGGGATGGCCGAGGAGCAACAGTTCTTAGGATATATACTTCTCGGTTACACAGTTCTCAATTTCTCTGTCTATATCTTTATTTCTTCCCCTTTAGATTTTTCTGATCCCCTTTCTAGGAGGATCTTCTTTCCTATATATAGTTGCTAGGATTGCATCCAAGTCTTCAACTTGGATGGTCATTGATCCcttcttagatacttgtcccatcattGCTTTGCTAGTGGTGGTAGAATAGGCTGTAGGCTGTGGGGGCACTGTTCAGGAGTCGTTCTGCCATTAATGCAGTAAGCTGAGGTGGTATAGTGCATTAAATGGGGAGGTGATAGGTGCTTTATCTAAAAGCTTCCTCCATCCCTTGCTTGCATGCCACTACTTCCTTCCTCGGCCTTCAACCTTATGGCCTTGGTGATTTGTCCCCAGTCTCCTGAGGAGTGTCTACTCCTCGGGCACCTTGGACGAACCGTCTTCCTCAGTTTCACTAACTGGACTATCCTAATCACACTAGGCCTGATCTGATGAATAGTTGGGCCCAGTTGCTCCTTGAGTTGAATCCATTTGGCGATCCTCTTTCTTCGGGCTTCCCCTTCCCACAATTGGTAAATAAttctattattcttttttgttgcacttttattttgacagttttaattattagttaaactttcaataattttattttgattgtgcttatttttaatttttgtcgttgttattaatatttcaaagctGTGaattcacatttttatttaatatttatatataattatatgaaaGTTTGTGATTTTTTCATATGAgtcaaacttataaaaaaaaaaattagagcattttcaagaacacaactaaatacaaataattttccctaaaaatgttttcaattgaaattattttaacaaaaatttttatGCTAAACCCTTAAACTCATTTCCttctcttattatttttttttttgggggaaaacaAAACTTCtaaaccagtaaaaaaaaaaaaaagatatatacgAACACCTTGTTGCCTTATACAGGGAATCATATATGAACACCTTTTTCCcttgagtatgagatgaaatatGTGCTAGCAATGATCAAGGCTAGCATATTcttcagaagaaaaaaaaaggaaaaatgattaAGATTCCCCTTTCATTACAAAAGCAAGTCAAGTAAAAAAGGGACCCCCACTTATAAtccaaaaaactaaaatattgctGTTTCTAGATgatcagaaaaaaagaaaaaaaaagtggggaaAGTGGAAACCTACATTTTATTGAAGGAAATTTTGCTAATCCAATGCATCTTCTTGCAGGAAATTTTAGATGATCCCATCTTCAGAACACGTTGGAAGCTACCTGTTATTAGGTTGGATTTGGTGAAGCTCGAAAACCAACTACCATTTTTTGTCCTACAAGAATTATATCTACTCACTAGCTTAGGCCATGAGCCTCCTCTCATACATGTTGCACTTAAGTTCCTTGATCCTTTACTCACTCGAGCACAAAAAACACCAATACAAGACCACTTTCTTGAGCAAGCACCTGACCATTTGCTTGCACTTTTTCACTCAACTTTCAAACCCATATATCATCATCCCCTTCCAAGCTCTTATGGGTCACTGATGCAAGAGAAAAAGTGTTTAATACCTAGTGTTAGGGAGCTCCAACGAGTTGGGATTTTCTTAAAGAGTGGAGAGGGTGACCTATTAGACATCAATTACCAAGGCCACCACATGACAGTGTTGACTGGTAGGGCTTCACTAGAGATTCCTCCACTTTTTATTGACTATAAAACTGGACCAATCTTGAGAAATCTTGTTGCCTATGAACAGTGCAATAGAAGTGTAAAACCTTATTTCACATCTTACATTATGTTCTTCGATGGACTTGTGAACACACCCGAAGATGTTCAAATTCTTCGTAACAAGAGGATCTTTTATCATGTTCTGGGCAGCGACCATGAAGTTTCTGTGCTTCTCAATGATCTCACTAAGAATGTTGCTTATGATCATTGGCATGAGTGCTACCTTTCTCCACTGATACAGACAATTTATCTACGTAGCAATAAGACATACCTCAAGATCATGGCAGCGTTGAGACGCGAATATTTTTCTTCCCCAGTTAATAGTATATCATATCTTATCACGGTTCTATTATTGTATCTTAGTGTCATTCAGACCATGTTTACTATTATTGCTTACATTCGACCACATCCATGATCATTAAATCTCTAGT
The sequence above is drawn from the Castanea sativa cultivar Marrone di Chiusa Pesio chromosome 5, ASM4071231v1 genome and encodes:
- the LOC142636719 gene encoding UPF0481 protein At3g47200-like; the encoded protein is MEHNFMNHMSREAINNSDSLLLVVGSTGLREDISLNQKLDYPTIASTSSTLNQKLDYPTIASTSSTPNWVLKLVNEYSMKEESFATPRYCPMPCTMFRAPTNMKRVDEHAYDPVLVSIGPFHYKNPLLQEMEEHKLRFLFGSMRYESKEEREHWLQRLAEAMKRLEGRARWCYSEAFERISTDDFVRMMVIDGCFIIELFRYYLRSEKEILDDPIFRTRWKLPVIRLDLVKLENQLPFFVLQELYLLTSLGHEPPLIHVALKFLDPLLTRAQKTPIQDHFLEQAPDHLLALFHSTFKPIYHHPLPSSYGSLMQEKKCLIPSVRELQRVGIFLKSGEGDLLDINYQGHHMTVLTGRASLEIPPLFIDYKTGPILRNLVAYEQCNRSVKPYFTSYIMFFDGLVNTPEDVQILRNKRIFYHVLGSDHEVSVLLNDLTKNVAYDHWHECYLSPLIQTIYLRSNKTYLKIMAALRREYFSSPVNSISYLITVLLLYLSVIQTMFTIIAYIRPHP